GTGCGGACCTTTCTGCGCAGACGCAGCCCGGCGATGCCGTGCTCGCGCATCACCCGTTCCACCCGCTTGTGGTTGACCACGATCCCGGCCGCACGCAACTCGGCCGTCATCCGAGGCGAGCCGTAGGTGCCGTCATGCTCGGCATGAATCCTGCGTACCTGCTCGGCCAGCTGCTCATCGGCCTGGCGGCGGGCCAGCCGCGCCGCGGCGCCCTTCAACCATCGGTAGAAGCCCGAGCGTGACACCTGCAGCACCCGGCACAACCGCTTCACCCCGTAGAGCGCCTTGTGATCCTCAACGAACTGGAAGCGGTTCACCAGTTCGTCTCGCCCGCGAAAAGCTTGGCCGCCTTACGCAGAATGTCCCGCTCTTGCTCCAGCTCCCGGATCCGCGCCTTGAGCTGCTTGTTCTCCTGTTCCAGCACGTCGTCCGAGGGTAGGTGCCCGGCCGGCGTGTCCTTGCCGGTCCTGCCCCCGCCGGCCGCTCGTTGCCCGCCTTCACCCCGAGCCTGCGCGGCGCGTACCCACACCCGCAGCGTCTCGCGGCTGACCCCCAGATCCCGCGCGATCGACGTGATCGTCCGGTCCGGCCTCGACAGCACCAGCGCCACCGCGTCGGCCTTGAACTCGGCCGGATAGTTCTTCATCACCATCAGAGACATCTCTTCCCCTGGACCTCAAGATCCAGTCTCCAAGGTGTCCACGTTCAGGGGGAAAGGCCCGCGTGCCGTGGGATGAAGCCGGCATCGAGCGTTCTTTCACTCTGAGACTTACCGACAGCGCCGGCGATTCCGTGAAGATCCACGATGACCGGCCCGTCGAGTTCCGCGGCCAAATCGGCGATCTGAGCGATACGGGGTCCGCTGACGACGAGTACACCCGCATGACCGATTTCCACGGCAACATCGCGCTCAATATCGGATCGCTTCCGCTTGGCCAAGGCGAATGCTACGCGTGGCGCTTTGAGGTAGAAGGCGAGGAACTGGCATCGACAAGCTTCGCGGTTCGCAAGTAGCCGACACGGTTTCCCTGACCTCGCTCGTGGTCAGAGACGGTTGATCAGCGCGAACCGGTGGAGGCGCCGGCCGCTCTCGGGGTGCGAGGCGGCCGGGCCGTTCCGAGGTCAGCCTACGGTTCGTGTCTCGTACCAGGTGTAGTAGAGGTAGGTGCTGCCGGGGCCGGTCAACGTGCCGGAGACCTGCCAGAAGCTGCTGGGGGGAAGTGAGTAGGTGAAGACCTTGTCGCCGGGCCGGTCGTCGACGAACACGGTCCGCATCTCGCCGTCGACCAACCTCCGTACCACGATCGTGAACGTCTCGTCGTCCGGGATGTCGAGGCAGATGTCGTAGGTGTAGGTGGCCGCACCGCTGATGTTGTAGCTGCGGCCGTCGATGGCCCCCCGCTCGACGTTGGTGGGGACGTAGCTGTTGCGGACCCAGCTGTAACCGCCGGCGGCGCAGTCGACCGCGGAGGCGGACGCGGGCCCGATGCCGGTGAGCATCGCGCCGAGGACCCCGGTGACGACGCCGAGAACGGAGATGGTGCGCTTCATGCCTCTCCTCATCGGTGAAATGACCCTACGGTCCGGTCGAATCAGGCAGGGAGTCGCTTCTCGTACCAGGTGTAGTAGATGTAGGTACTGCCGGGGCCGGTCAGCGTGCCGTAGACCTGCCAGAAGCTGTCGCCGGGGACGGAGTAGCGGAAGACTTTGTCGCCGGGCCGGTCGTCCACGAACACGCTGGGGACCGTGTTGGTCCAGCTCCGCACCTCGACGGTGAACGTCTCGCCGTCCGGGATGTCGAGGCAGATCTCGTACGAGTACCCCGGCGACCCCCCGATGTGGTAGCTGTAACCGTCCACCGCCGGCCGCTGGACGTTGGTGGGGAC
The window above is part of the Sphaerisporangium rubeum genome. Proteins encoded here:
- a CDS encoding IS3 family transposase (programmed frameshift); protein product: MVMKNYPAEFKADAVALVLSRPDRTITSIARDLGVSRETLRVWVRAAQARGEGGQRAAGGGRTGKDTPAGHLPSDDVLEQENKQLKARIRELEQERDILRKAAKPFRGRDELVNRFQFVEDHKALYGVKRLCRVLQVSRSGFYRWLKGAAARLARRQADEQLAEQVRRIHAEHDGTYGSPRMTAELRAAGIVVNHKRVERVMREHGIAGLRLRRKVRTTIPEPDAAPVPDLIQRDFSAGLPNTRYVGDITYLPVGGGRFLYLATVVDLCSRRLAGWSIADHMRTELVVDALQAAAHTRGGRLDGAVFHSDNGAQYCSREFARVCSRLGVTRSRGAAGTSADNAAAESFNASLKRETLQGAHHWPDARTARLAVFRWITRYNTVRRHSKLGQLSPIAYEKTPDNLKPAA